Part of the Acidobacteriota bacterium genome is shown below.
CCGCGTGGGCCGCCTCGAGCGCCTTGACGATGTGCTCTTCGCTGATCTCCTTCGCGCCGGCCTCGACCATCACGATGCTGTCGCGCGTGCCGGCGACCACCAGATCGAGCAGGCTGCGCTTGCGCTGTTCGTAGGTCGGGTTGATGACCAGTGCGTCATCGACCATGCCCACGCGCACGCCGGCCAGGGTCTTCTGGAACGGAATGTCCGAGATTGCCAGCGCCGCCGAGGCGCCAGTCAGGGCCAGCACGTCCGGGTCGTAGTTCTTGTCGGCCGACAGCACCAGCGCGATGATCTGCGTCTCATAATGCCAGCCCGACGGGAACAGAGGCCGGAGCGGCCGGTCAATCACGCGGCTGGTCAGCACTTCCTTCTCGGTGGACTTGCCTTCGCGCTTGAAGAAACCGCCCGGAATCCGACCCGACGCGTACGTGTACTCCTTGTAGTCGACCGTGAGCGGCAGGAAGTCGATGCCGACGCGTTGGTTGGCGGCCTTGCACGCCGTGACCAGCACGACCGTGTCGCCGTAGCGGACGATGACCGAGCCATTCGCTTGCTTGGCGAGCCGGCCCGTTTCGATCGACAGCGTCTGGCCACCGAGCGTCAGTTCTTTCTTATGCATGATGTCTGTCTTTCTGCAAAGGAATCGTCAGTCCCGAAACCTGCCACCGTCGCGTACGGATCCCAGGCACGAGACGGCCGCCGACGGGAAACACCTGCCTGCCGGCCCGGCCACCTACTTGCGTATGCCAAGGCGCTGGATAATCGTCACGTACCGCGCGTTATCCTTGCCTCTGACGTAGTCCAGGAGGCGCCGACGGTGGCCGACCAGCATCAGCAGGCCGCGGCGCGAGTGATGGTCCTTAGCGTGGACCTTGAAGTGC
Proteins encoded:
- the rpsO gene encoding 30S ribosomal protein S15, which codes for MALTKERKTDLIKSFETHDGDTGSPEVQIAILSERINYLTEHFKVHAKDHHSRRGLLMLVGHRRRLLDYVRGKDNARYVTIIQRLGIRK